One Streptomyces sp. NBC_00102 DNA segment encodes these proteins:
- a CDS encoding GNAT family N-acetyltransferase — protein MTTTFPSISISTDRLVLRPYDMSDLPALTDMMNDEAVTAWTDGPHPYTQIDAERWIRRIAPGERTQGHGIVFAVHEFLTQRLVGSVRLLNTDWRTRSTEVVYVTAHWARGEGYATESVLALAEWLFRDQAFERIELRTQADNTASQQVAQKLGCISEGVLRNARIARTQTEDGGWVDFRTDLIVWGLLPEDLEGVAEQLADAGGYGTYNDWN, from the coding sequence ATGACTACCACCTTTCCGTCGATCTCGATCAGCACGGACCGACTGGTGCTGCGCCCCTACGACATGTCGGACCTCCCGGCACTGACCGACATGATGAACGACGAGGCCGTCACCGCCTGGACGGACGGCCCGCACCCGTACACGCAGATCGACGCCGAGCGCTGGATCCGGCGCATCGCCCCCGGCGAGCGCACCCAGGGGCACGGCATCGTCTTCGCCGTCCACGAGTTCCTCACCCAGCGGCTCGTGGGCTCCGTGCGCCTGTTGAACACCGACTGGCGCACCCGCTCCACCGAGGTCGTCTACGTCACCGCCCATTGGGCACGCGGTGAGGGTTACGCCACCGAGTCCGTGCTGGCGCTCGCCGAGTGGCTCTTCCGCGACCAGGCCTTCGAGCGCATCGAGTTGCGTACCCAGGCCGACAACACCGCCTCCCAGCAGGTCGCCCAGAAACTCGGCTGCATCAGCGAAGGGGTCCTGCGCAACGCCCGGATAGCGCGGACGCAGACCGAGGACGGCGGCTGGGTCGACTTCCGCACCGACCTGATCGTCTGGGGACTCCTTCCGGAGGACCTCGAAGGCGTCGCCGAACAGCTCGCCGACGCGGGCGGCTACGGCACCTACAACGACTGGAACTGA
- the cobT gene encoding nicotinate-nucleotide--dimethylbenzimidazole phosphoribosyltransferase, giving the protein MTDTGQIPGEGQPENAGMVEQPGVLAPDAYTYLDPSEQAPYEDDVLLMPAAQGGWSDPQIVPPPAADAYQQFPSQSAHQAQEPLTAQENPAQGTAGHDSGAYDLGAVRIPAPAPVPAAAHAMASAPSRRPLHRGPSVDGPSYGGQSGLVRSLADRGPAGSPQPARPVAPAPVAPEYPAQAETPVPAEIPAQAEVPAPTEIPAQAEVPAQAEAPVAQAEPVQAEPAQAEVPAVREPVLPGPQLGEIPLQGAAPWGAPEPVTAAEQPGADPHGAGGTLPSEPAEAVRTEIVPEAVRTETVPEAAPAEADQTPAPADFVPAQALPQPAPGFEPAAAPGFEPAAPAQEFAPDHAVTQAPTEPAPDVPTASPAETVVPDAPAEALAPAPVFAPEATQEPYFPVEGTVPATEFAAPLAPERVRTPEQVQAPAEPPAPEAQAAVAEPRVEEPTTEPVQVSGPAAVPDAVQESVAPQAAGAPWAIEPPAAGQEDGPLHTEPEHGNVHPEQARTAEAPEAPAFETVTPEPAAEPAAVPGPAGEPDAEYAAAPEEPATDPAPGYDDAEREAVMRVMRERRDIRNGFRSDPIPHEVLLRVLEAAHTAPSVGHSQPWDFVVIRSAETRRSMHELAQRQRDAYAKSLPKGRAKQFREMKIEAILDTPVNIVVTADPTRGGRHTLGRHTQPQMAPYSSALAVENLWLAARAEGLGVGWVSFFDEREMVRALGLPEHLEIVAYLCVGYVDEFPEEPELMQAGWSKRRPLSWVVHEETYGRRALPGEEPHDLLQETIGNIRPLDAKALGEAWERQKRMTTPAGALGMLEIISAQLAGLSRTCPPPIPEPAAVAIFAGDHGVHAQGVTSWPQEVTGQMVANFLAGGAVCNAFASQVGAEVCVVDVGVATELPATPGLLPRKVRPGTADFTTGPAMSREDVLAAIEVGIETARDLVAAGNKGLLIGEMGIANTTASAALICVYTGADPSEVTGRGTGINDEMHARKVDVVRRALELHQPDPSDPIGVLAAVGGLEHAAMAGYLLGGASLRTPVILDGVSAGAAALVARAIAPEALAACIAGHRSAEPGHVAALNKLGLRPLIDLDLRLGEGTGALLALPIVQSAARAMNEVATFDSAGVTEK; this is encoded by the coding sequence ATGACTGACACCGGCCAGATCCCGGGCGAGGGACAGCCGGAGAACGCAGGCATGGTGGAGCAGCCGGGCGTCCTCGCCCCGGATGCCTACACCTACCTCGATCCCTCCGAGCAGGCACCCTACGAGGACGACGTGCTGCTGATGCCCGCCGCCCAGGGCGGGTGGAGCGATCCGCAGATCGTCCCGCCGCCCGCCGCGGACGCCTATCAGCAGTTCCCGTCCCAGAGCGCGCACCAGGCCCAGGAGCCCCTGACGGCCCAGGAGAACCCGGCCCAGGGGACCGCGGGCCACGACTCCGGGGCGTACGACCTCGGCGCGGTACGGATCCCGGCCCCGGCGCCCGTACCCGCCGCCGCGCACGCGATGGCCTCCGCGCCGTCCCGTCGTCCGCTGCACCGCGGCCCCTCGGTCGACGGCCCCTCCTACGGGGGGCAGAGCGGCCTCGTGCGCTCGCTCGCCGACCGCGGCCCGGCGGGGTCCCCCCAGCCGGCCCGTCCGGTGGCTCCGGCCCCCGTCGCGCCCGAGTACCCGGCCCAGGCCGAGACCCCGGTTCCGGCGGAGATCCCGGCCCAGGCCGAGGTGCCCGCGCCGACGGAGATCCCGGCCCAGGCCGAGGTGCCCGCGCAGGCCGAGGCACCCGTCGCGCAGGCCGAACCGGTACAGGCCGAACCGGCGCAGGCCGAGGTGCCCGCCGTGCGGGAGCCCGTGCTTCCCGGCCCGCAGCTGGGCGAGATCCCGCTCCAGGGCGCCGCCCCGTGGGGTGCGCCCGAGCCGGTGACCGCCGCCGAGCAGCCCGGCGCGGACCCGCACGGGGCGGGCGGGACCCTGCCGTCCGAGCCCGCCGAAGCCGTGCGGACCGAGATCGTCCCCGAAGCCGTGCGGACCGAGACCGTCCCCGAAGCGGCGCCCGCCGAGGCGGACCAGACGCCCGCCCCGGCCGACTTCGTACCGGCCCAGGCACTCCCGCAGCCCGCACCGGGATTCGAGCCCGCGGCGGCGCCGGGCTTCGAGCCGGCGGCCCCCGCCCAGGAGTTCGCCCCGGACCACGCCGTCACGCAGGCGCCGACGGAGCCCGCGCCGGACGTTCCGACGGCGTCCCCGGCAGAAACGGTCGTCCCCGACGCCCCGGCCGAGGCCCTCGCCCCGGCGCCGGTCTTCGCGCCGGAGGCCACCCAGGAGCCGTACTTCCCCGTGGAGGGCACGGTGCCCGCCACCGAGTTCGCCGCACCCCTGGCACCCGAGCGGGTCCGGACGCCCGAGCAGGTCCAGGCGCCCGCGGAGCCCCCCGCACCCGAGGCGCAGGCCGCCGTCGCCGAGCCCCGCGTGGAAGAGCCGACCACCGAACCCGTCCAGGTCTCCGGGCCCGCCGCGGTGCCCGACGCCGTCCAGGAGTCCGTCGCGCCGCAGGCCGCCGGAGCTCCCTGGGCGATCGAACCCCCCGCCGCCGGACAGGAGGACGGGCCGCTCCACACGGAGCCGGAACACGGGAACGTGCACCCGGAGCAGGCCCGCACCGCCGAGGCCCCCGAGGCCCCGGCCTTCGAGACCGTGACGCCCGAACCCGCCGCGGAGCCCGCGGCCGTACCCGGGCCCGCCGGGGAACCGGACGCCGAGTACGCCGCCGCTCCCGAGGAGCCGGCGACCGACCCGGCCCCCGGCTACGACGACGCGGAGCGCGAGGCCGTGATGCGCGTCATGCGCGAGCGCCGCGACATCCGCAACGGCTTCCGCAGCGACCCGATCCCGCACGAGGTCCTGCTCCGCGTGCTGGAGGCCGCGCACACCGCGCCCAGCGTCGGTCACTCGCAGCCCTGGGACTTCGTCGTCATCCGCTCCGCGGAGACCCGGCGTTCCATGCACGAACTCGCCCAGCGCCAGCGCGACGCCTACGCCAAGTCGCTCCCCAAGGGCCGTGCCAAGCAGTTCCGGGAGATGAAGATCGAGGCCATCCTCGACACCCCCGTGAACATCGTCGTCACCGCAGACCCCACCCGCGGCGGACGGCACACCCTCGGCCGTCACACCCAGCCGCAGATGGCTCCCTACTCCTCCGCTCTCGCCGTGGAGAACCTCTGGCTCGCCGCCCGTGCCGAGGGCCTCGGCGTCGGCTGGGTCAGCTTCTTCGACGAGCGCGAGATGGTCCGCGCTCTCGGCCTGCCCGAGCACCTCGAGATCGTCGCGTACCTCTGCGTCGGGTACGTCGACGAGTTCCCCGAGGAGCCCGAACTGATGCAGGCCGGCTGGTCCAAGCGCCGCCCGCTCTCCTGGGTCGTCCACGAGGAGACGTACGGCCGCCGGGCGCTGCCCGGCGAGGAGCCGCACGACCTGCTCCAGGAGACCATCGGCAACATCCGCCCGCTGGACGCCAAGGCGCTCGGCGAGGCGTGGGAGCGGCAGAAGCGGATGACCACGCCCGCCGGAGCGCTCGGCATGCTGGAGATCATCTCCGCCCAGCTCGCCGGACTCTCCCGGACGTGCCCGCCGCCGATCCCGGAGCCCGCGGCCGTCGCGATCTTCGCCGGCGACCACGGCGTGCACGCCCAGGGAGTGACCTCCTGGCCCCAGGAGGTCACCGGCCAGATGGTGGCCAACTTCCTGGCCGGCGGCGCGGTCTGCAACGCCTTCGCGAGCCAGGTCGGCGCCGAGGTCTGCGTCGTGGACGTCGGCGTCGCCACCGAACTCCCCGCCACCCCCGGCCTGTTGCCCCGCAAGGTGCGGCCCGGTACGGCGGACTTCACCACCGGCCCCGCGATGAGCCGCGAGGACGTCCTCGCCGCGATCGAGGTCGGCATCGAAACCGCCCGCGACCTGGTCGCCGCGGGCAACAAGGGCCTCCTCATCGGAGAGATGGGCATCGCCAACACCACGGCGTCGGCCGCCCTCATCTGCGTCTACACCGGCGCCGACCCCTCCGAGGTCACCGGCCGGGGCACCGGCATCAACGACGAGATGCACGCCCGCAAGGTCGACGTCGTGCGCCGAGCCCTGGAGCTGCACCAGCCCGACCCGTCCGACCCGATCGGCGTGCTCGCGGCCGTCGGCGGCCTGGAGCACGCGGCCATGGCCGGGTACCTCCTGGGCGGCGCCTCGCTGCGCACCCCGGTCATCCTGGACGGCGTGAGCGCCGGTGCGGCCGCCCTGGTCGCCCGCGCCATCGCCCCCGAGGCCCTGGCCGCCTGCATCGCGGGCCACCGCAGCGCCGAGCCCGGCCACGTGGCCGCGCTCAACAAGCTGGGCCTGCGTCCGCTGATCGACCTCGACCTCCGCCTCGGCGAGGGCACGGGCGCGCTGCTCGCCCTCCCGATCGTGCAGAGCGCCGCGCGCGCCATGAACGAGGTCGCGACGTTCGACTCGGCGGGCGTCACCGAGAAGTAG
- the cbiE gene encoding precorrin-6y C5,15-methyltransferase (decarboxylating) subunit CbiE: MADRVTVIGWDGSPLTRAATAALSAATLVAGAAHHLALAEVPRDAERIRLGSVDLAARRIAGHRGSAVVLADGDPGFFGVVRTLRAPEHGLEVEVVPAVSSVATAFARAGMPWDDAQVVVAHPRTLRRAVNVCRAHHKVAVLTSPGAGPAELALLLDGIHRTFVICEELGTARERVTVLTSDKAADHAWRDPNVVIVVGSGPTTATAGWIGGRDPARPDGVRGWALPADAYQRAGHGPVVRDPAPQDRTDAGQGTEGESAGMRAAQLARLGPRTGDLVWDIGSGTGALAVEAARFGAAVIAVDRDPAACARATAAARSFGVAVQAVQGLAPHVLERLPEPDVVRIGGGGVPVALAVADRRPERIVTHASTRDQAEALVTALSGSGYTVECALLQSVDLDTSAWEERERSVAFLLCAVRSDLAP; encoded by the coding sequence ATGGCCGACCGCGTCACGGTGATCGGCTGGGACGGCTCACCGCTGACCAGAGCGGCCACGGCAGCACTCTCCGCCGCCACGCTCGTCGCGGGCGCCGCGCACCACCTCGCGCTCGCCGAAGTGCCCCGGGACGCCGAACGCATCCGCCTCGGCAGCGTGGACCTGGCCGCCCGGCGCATCGCCGGACACCGGGGAAGCGCCGTCGTCCTCGCGGACGGCGACCCCGGCTTCTTCGGAGTCGTCCGCACCCTGCGCGCGCCCGAACACGGCCTGGAGGTCGAGGTCGTGCCCGCGGTCTCCTCCGTCGCCACCGCCTTCGCCCGCGCCGGGATGCCCTGGGACGACGCCCAGGTCGTCGTCGCCCACCCCAGGACCCTGCGACGGGCCGTCAACGTCTGCCGGGCCCACCACAAGGTGGCCGTCCTCACCTCGCCCGGCGCCGGCCCCGCCGAACTGGCCCTGCTGCTCGACGGCATCCACCGCACCTTCGTGATCTGCGAGGAACTCGGCACCGCCCGCGAGCGCGTCACCGTACTCACCTCCGACAAGGCCGCCGACCACGCGTGGCGCGACCCGAACGTCGTCATCGTCGTCGGCAGCGGCCCCACCACCGCCACCGCGGGCTGGATCGGCGGCCGGGACCCCGCCCGGCCCGACGGCGTACGGGGCTGGGCGCTGCCCGCCGACGCCTACCAGCGCGCGGGACACGGTCCCGTCGTACGCGACCCCGCCCCCCAGGACCGGACGGACGCCGGGCAGGGCACCGAGGGCGAGTCCGCCGGGATGCGCGCCGCCCAGCTGGCCCGGCTCGGCCCGCGTACCGGTGACCTGGTCTGGGACATCGGCTCGGGAACCGGAGCCCTGGCCGTCGAGGCGGCCCGCTTCGGCGCGGCCGTCATCGCCGTGGACCGCGACCCCGCCGCCTGCGCCCGGGCGACGGCCGCGGCCCGCTCCTTCGGCGTGGCCGTCCAAGCCGTCCAGGGCCTCGCTCCGCACGTGCTCGAACGCCTTCCCGAGCCCGATGTCGTACGCATCGGGGGCGGCGGCGTCCCCGTGGCGCTCGCCGTCGCCGACCGGCGCCCCGAGCGGATCGTCACCCACGCCTCCACCCGGGACCAGGCGGAGGCCCTCGTCACCGCCCTCTCCGGCAGCGGCTACACGGTGGAATGCGCGCTCCTGCAGAGCGTGGACCTGGACACCTCGGCCTGGGAGGAACGCGAACGCTCCGTCGCGTTCCTGCTCTGCGCGGTGCGTTCGGACCTTGCCCCGTGA
- a CDS encoding sigma-70 family RNA polymerase sigma factor, which produces MNPADRPTHPAGRAPAAPTAYTVVVLTALHPLVRAEVTAEAPAAGTDPADLEQTVWLRLLERLASGAPAPDPVRWVRDTVRAEVRRDRRAAVREHPHAEDGPVAGPGSCPERATLGADERRALRAAVARLPGRCAGVLNALLDPGDRTYREIAGELGMSQGSLGPIRSRCLGCLRRLLATEVAAPGARGMVR; this is translated from the coding sequence GTGAACCCCGCCGACCGCCCCACGCATCCCGCCGGCCGCGCTCCGGCCGCTCCCACCGCGTACACCGTGGTGGTGCTGACGGCCCTGCATCCGCTCGTCCGCGCCGAGGTGACGGCCGAGGCGCCGGCGGCGGGTACGGACCCGGCCGACCTCGAACAGACCGTCTGGCTGCGGCTGCTGGAGCGCCTCGCCTCCGGCGCACCGGCACCCGACCCGGTCCGCTGGGTGCGCGACACCGTGCGCGCCGAGGTCCGCCGGGACCGCAGGGCCGCGGTGCGCGAGCACCCGCACGCCGAGGACGGCCCGGTCGCGGGACCGGGCAGCTGCCCCGAACGTGCCACCCTCGGCGCCGACGAACGCCGGGCGCTGCGCGCGGCCGTCGCCCGGCTGCCCGGCCGCTGCGCCGGGGTGCTGAACGCTCTGCTCGACCCGGGCGACCGCACCTACCGCGAGATCGCGGGAGAGTTGGGTATGTCACAGGGCAGTCTGGGGCCGATTCGTTCCCGATGTCTCGGATGTCTCCGCAGATTGCTCGCGACGGAGGTTGCCGCCCCCGGAGCGCGGGGAATGGTGCGATAA
- a CDS encoding methionine ABC transporter ATP-binding protein, with translation MITTSGLTKVYQSRDREVTALDGVDLHVEEGEVFGVIGQSGAGKSSLIRCVNLLERPTSGTVTVAGQDLTALAGRGRRASKELREARSRIGMVFQHFNLLASRTVQGNVELPLEILGVPGRDRSRKALELLDLVGLGDKAKAYPGQLSGGQKQRVGIARALAGDPKVLLSDEATSALDPETTRSILQLLRDLNQQLGLTVLLITHEMDVVKTICDSAALMRGGRVIESGTVGELLATPGSELADELFPVGGGTSGPGRTVVDVTFHGDAAGRPVISQLSRTYNIDISILGAAMDTVGGNQIGRMRIELPGGFEENVVPIGFLREQGLRAEVVDEAAATAIPAQTTAPLTKEAAK, from the coding sequence GTGATCACCACTTCGGGCCTCACGAAGGTCTATCAGTCGCGCGACCGCGAGGTCACCGCACTCGACGGAGTCGATCTGCACGTCGAGGAGGGTGAGGTCTTCGGCGTCATCGGCCAGAGCGGCGCCGGCAAGTCCTCCCTCATCCGCTGCGTCAACCTGCTGGAGCGGCCCACCTCCGGCACCGTGACCGTGGCCGGCCAGGACCTCACCGCCCTCGCGGGCCGGGGCCGCCGGGCGAGCAAGGAACTGCGCGAGGCGCGCAGCCGCATCGGCATGGTCTTCCAGCACTTCAACCTGCTGGCCTCCCGCACGGTCCAGGGCAACGTGGAACTCCCGCTGGAGATCCTCGGCGTGCCCGGCCGTGACCGCTCCCGCAAGGCACTCGAACTCCTCGACCTGGTCGGCCTCGGCGACAAGGCGAAGGCCTACCCCGGACAGCTCTCCGGCGGCCAGAAGCAGCGCGTCGGCATCGCCCGCGCCCTGGCCGGCGACCCGAAGGTGCTCCTCTCCGACGAGGCCACCTCGGCCCTCGACCCCGAGACCACCCGGTCCATCCTCCAGCTGCTGCGCGACCTCAACCAGCAGCTCGGCCTGACCGTGCTGCTCATCACCCACGAGATGGACGTCGTCAAGACGATCTGCGACTCCGCCGCGCTGATGCGCGGGGGGCGCGTGATCGAATCCGGCACCGTCGGCGAACTCCTCGCCACCCCCGGTTCCGAGCTGGCCGACGAACTCTTCCCGGTCGGCGGCGGCACCTCCGGCCCCGGCCGCACGGTCGTCGACGTCACCTTCCACGGCGACGCGGCCGGCCGCCCGGTGATCTCCCAGCTCTCCCGTACGTACAACATCGACATCTCCATCCTCGGCGCGGCCATGGACACCGTCGGCGGCAACCAGATCGGCCGGATGCGCATCGAGCTGCCCGGCGGCTTCGAGGAGAACGTCGTGCCCATCGGCTTCCTGCGCGAGCAGGGACTGCGGGCCGAGGTCGTGGACGAGGCCGCAGCCACCGCGATCCCCGCACAGACCACCGCCCCGCTCACCAAGGAGGCCGCGAAGTGA
- a CDS encoding MetQ/NlpA family ABC transporter substrate-binding protein — MRKTIKLSAAAAATAALALGLSACGTDSDPSAGGTGANADTSKALVVGASPTPHADILDFVKKNLAAKAGLKLEVKEFTDYVLPNTATENGQIDANFFQHKPYLDDFNKKNGTHLVPVVDVHLEPLGLYSKKAKSVSDITSGQTIAVPNDTTNEGRALLLLADQGLITLKAGVGTDAKLSDITDAKGLKFKELEAATVPRALDDVDAAVINGNYAIDAKLTPSKDALAIEKAEGNPYANILVVKKGAEKDPRVEKLAKLLNSDEVKKFIEDTYKGSVIPAFGTPAAS; from the coding sequence GTGCGCAAGACCATCAAGCTCTCCGCGGCAGCCGCCGCCACCGCCGCCCTCGCCCTGGGCCTCAGCGCCTGCGGTACGGACTCCGACCCGTCCGCCGGCGGCACCGGTGCGAACGCCGACACCTCCAAGGCCCTCGTCGTGGGCGCGTCCCCGACGCCGCACGCCGACATCCTCGACTTCGTGAAGAAGAACCTCGCGGCGAAGGCCGGCCTCAAGCTGGAGGTCAAGGAGTTCACGGACTACGTCCTGCCGAACACCGCCACGGAGAACGGCCAGATCGACGCCAACTTCTTCCAGCACAAGCCCTACCTGGACGACTTCAACAAGAAGAACGGCACCCACCTCGTGCCGGTCGTCGACGTCCACCTGGAGCCGCTCGGCCTCTACTCCAAGAAGGCCAAGTCCGTCTCCGACATCACGTCCGGCCAGACGATCGCGGTACCCAACGACACCACCAACGAGGGCCGCGCGCTCCTTCTCCTCGCCGACCAGGGCCTGATCACCCTCAAGGCAGGCGTCGGCACCGACGCCAAGCTGAGCGACATCACCGACGCCAAGGGCCTGAAGTTCAAGGAGCTGGAGGCCGCCACCGTGCCCCGCGCCCTGGACGACGTCGACGCCGCCGTCATCAACGGCAACTACGCGATCGACGCCAAGCTCACCCCGTCGAAGGACGCGCTCGCCATCGAGAAGGCGGAGGGCAACCCCTACGCCAACATCCTGGTCGTCAAGAAGGGCGCCGAGAAGGACCCCCGCGTCGAGAAGCTCGCGAAGCTCCTCAACAGCGACGAGGTCAAGAAGTTCATCGAGGACACCTACAAGGGCTCGGTCATCCCCGCCTTCGGTACCCCGGCCGCTTCCTGA
- a CDS encoding GNAT family N-acetyltransferase: protein MGMSVIISAATPDDAEQLFRLQYLCFQGEAELYGNYRIDPLVQTLESVQDELATDLVFVARLGDEVVGAVRGSTAEDGTGRIGKLCVHPRLQGHGLGARLLRAAEAGLTAERAATRFRLHTGHRSEGNLRLYRRAGYAQVGAETGEDGVRLILLEKELPATQEYLASA, encoded by the coding sequence ATGGGCATGAGCGTGATCATCTCGGCGGCGACCCCGGACGACGCCGAGCAGCTTTTCAGGCTCCAGTACCTCTGTTTCCAGGGCGAGGCGGAGCTCTACGGGAACTACCGGATCGACCCGCTCGTCCAGACCCTGGAGTCCGTGCAGGACGAACTCGCCACCGACCTGGTCTTCGTGGCCCGGCTCGGCGACGAGGTCGTCGGCGCGGTCCGGGGTAGCACGGCGGAGGACGGCACCGGCCGGATCGGGAAACTCTGCGTCCACCCCCGGCTCCAGGGCCACGGCCTCGGCGCCCGGCTGCTGCGCGCGGCGGAGGCCGGGCTCACGGCCGAGCGCGCCGCCACCCGCTTCCGGCTGCACACCGGCCACCGCAGCGAGGGGAACCTGCGCCTCTACCGCCGCGCCGGATACGCGCAGGTCGGCGCCGAGACGGGCGAGGACGGGGTGCGGCTGATCCTGCTGGAGAAGGAACTCCCGGCGACCCAGGAGTACCTGGCGAGCGCGTAG
- a CDS encoding glycerophosphodiester phosphodiesterase, translated as MTERTRKSPGRRALLGAAVLGTTTLGLSAAAGTAAADGHDDRGHDDRDRKSGAGRRLHDLPVPTVVGHRGASGYRPEHTLGSYQLALDLGADIVEQDLVPTKDGHLVCRHENDISGTTDVASHPEFAARRTTKTVDGVALTGWFTEDFTLAELKTLRATERIPGNRQKNTLYDGRWEIPTFEEVLRWADAEGRKRGKPVWLYTETKHPSYFRNLGMALEEPLAKLLRRYGRDRADAALILQSFEPDSVRRLSRLVSTPRIVLLGGASSRPWDFTEAGDPRTVADLVTPAGLKWMASFAQGIGPTLDLVIPRDSAGRLAAPTTLVRDAHAQGLVLHPYTMRNENTFLPTEFRRGTDPNAYGDAFGAFRAYFATGIDGIFSDNADTALLAAADARRA; from the coding sequence ATGACAGAGCGTACGCGCAAGAGCCCCGGCCGCCGGGCCCTGCTCGGAGCCGCGGTGCTCGGCACGACCACTCTCGGCCTGTCGGCAGCCGCCGGAACCGCCGCGGCCGACGGCCACGACGACCGCGGCCACGACGACCGCGACAGGAAGAGCGGCGCCGGGCGCCGCCTGCACGACCTGCCCGTCCCCACCGTCGTCGGCCACCGGGGCGCCAGCGGCTACCGCCCCGAGCACACCCTCGGCTCCTACCAGCTCGCCCTGGACCTCGGCGCGGACATCGTCGAGCAGGACCTCGTCCCGACGAAGGACGGCCACCTCGTCTGCCGCCACGAGAACGACATCAGCGGCACCACCGACGTCGCCTCCCACCCCGAGTTCGCGGCCCGCAGGACCACCAAGACGGTCGACGGGGTCGCGCTGACCGGCTGGTTCACCGAGGACTTCACTCTCGCCGAGCTGAAGACCCTGCGAGCCACCGAGCGCATCCCCGGCAACCGTCAGAAGAACACCCTGTACGACGGCCGCTGGGAGATCCCCACCTTCGAGGAGGTCCTGCGCTGGGCCGACGCCGAGGGCCGCAAGCGCGGCAAGCCGGTCTGGCTCTACACCGAGACCAAGCACCCCTCGTACTTCCGGAACCTCGGAATGGCCCTGGAGGAGCCGCTCGCCAAGCTGCTGCGCCGCTACGGCCGCGACCGCGCCGACGCCGCGCTCATCCTCCAGTCCTTCGAACCCGACTCCGTGCGGAGGCTCTCCCGACTGGTCTCCACCCCGCGCATCGTGCTGCTCGGCGGCGCGAGCTCGCGCCCCTGGGACTTCACCGAAGCCGGCGATCCGCGCACCGTCGCCGACCTCGTCACCCCGGCGGGCCTGAAGTGGATGGCTTCCTTCGCCCAGGGCATCGGCCCCACTCTCGACCTGGTCATCCCCAGGGACTCCGCCGGCCGTCTCGCCGCGCCGACCACCCTGGTCCGGGACGCGCACGCGCAGGGGCTGGTCCTCCACCCGTACACGATGCGCAACGAGAACACCTTCCTGCCCACCGAGTTCCGCCGGGGCACCGACCCCAACGCGTACGGGGACGCCTTCGGCGCCTTCCGCGCCTACTTCGCGACCGGCATCGACGGCATCTTCTCCGACAACGCCGACACCGCGCTGCTCGCGGCCGCCGACGCCCGCCGCGCCTGA
- a CDS encoding methionine ABC transporter permease, whose protein sequence is MTWSEMQPLLTQGTIDTLYMVLWSAVVTVAVGLPLGVLLVLTDKGGLLQNTVVNKIVGVVVNIGRSLPFIILLIALIPFTTWVVGTFIGPTAMIVPLAVGAIPFFARLVETAVREVDHGLVEAVQSMGGSIPTIVRKVLLPQALPSLISGITTTVIVLIGYSAMAGAVGGEGLGSKAVTYGFQRFDNQFMIVTVVLLIVIVTVVQLIGDLAGRLLARRGRTA, encoded by the coding sequence GTGACCTGGTCCGAAATGCAGCCCCTGCTGACCCAGGGCACCATCGACACCCTCTACATGGTCCTGTGGTCCGCGGTCGTCACCGTCGCCGTCGGTCTGCCGCTGGGCGTGCTGCTGGTCCTCACGGACAAGGGCGGACTGCTCCAGAACACCGTGGTGAACAAGATCGTCGGCGTGGTCGTCAACATCGGCCGCTCGTTGCCCTTCATCATCCTGCTGATCGCGCTGATCCCCTTCACGACCTGGGTCGTCGGCACCTTCATCGGCCCGACCGCGATGATCGTCCCGCTGGCCGTCGGTGCCATCCCCTTCTTCGCGCGCCTGGTGGAGACCGCCGTGCGCGAGGTCGACCACGGACTCGTCGAGGCGGTCCAGTCGATGGGCGGCTCCATCCCCACCATCGTCCGCAAGGTCCTGCTCCCGCAGGCCCTGCCGTCGCTGATCTCGGGCATCACCACCACCGTGATCGTGCTCATCGGCTACTCCGCGATGGCCGGCGCCGTGGGCGGCGAGGGGCTCGGCTCCAAGGCCGTCACCTACGGATTCCAGCGCTTCGACAACCAGTTCATGATCGTCACCGTCGTGCTGCTGATCGTCATCGTGACCGTCGTCCAGCTCATCGGCGACCTCGCCGGCCGCCTCCTGGCCCGCCGCGGCCGCACCGCCTGA